The genomic window TCATGATAATTATCtgatgttttattgtttaaatgtgaAACTCTAAATGTATGTGATATGACTTTATAGAaactttatagatttttttcacCAAAATGCTCCTTTAAACATGTTCACAATAAGGAACCTAATTTgacaatagttttattttatttttgtgttatacACGGTGTATCAATTAATTATCAGCACATGCCTTATACActcataaacagatttaatgtgtttattattgagATTTGTCATTATAATCACTGTCGAGGTGAAGTGATGAGTTGAAATGATTATAGAGGTGTTATATGTGGGATTAAAAgtgtataaattaaatataatttataattatataaatgtataaaatcacaTATGTTTCACTTAATTAACAATCTCTCTATAAATCACTGcatatgataataaataaaactgaatttattatccagttattaatattcatatacagAATAGTACACTTTTACATTAATCCCACATTAATACTACATTTAATATGAAAACctgaaatgttatattttattatctgtACCTGCATGACATTAATTTAAtctattgtttattaataaaaacatttaaatttcgttttgtgtgtgggtttttgtttttttgcatgtctAGCTACTTTTTCCTCTGTTGTGCAAAGGTCAGAATGTTAGATTTTCATTTAGTTGAATTCTGTATAattctttgttattttcttatatttccatctatttattttaatttaaattttgacATGCTTCACgttcctctttccttctctaCATCAAACCCAAGCCAAGTCTGTGCAGGAGAAGTTAGCGGCAGCCATTTTAAACATGACTGAGTGTGTCTCTGAACCTGAACTCAGTGACACCACCACTGAGGAAGATGAGTTAGTGTCGGTCGTGAGCCAGCGAGAAGGTCCAGGTGAGTTCCTGTCTAATCATCTACAATTATATTAATGTAATGAAAGAGTTTCAGTGTCTATGTTTCAATcttaaacaatacaaaaaaatatgacTCATTTATGAATGTTTTCTGACAACagtataacatttaaaaaataaattttataattaatgaaattattGCTAGTGGAGATTTGTAGTAATTGCTCATCTGTTATGATGCTgctgtgcattaaaaaaaaaaaaaaaaaaaaaaaaattttaaaaacacaaaattgcTCTTTGTTCCAGGAGCTGAGCCTGAAAATAACGTGGCCCAGCTGACAGGCGATGAAGAAAATGGATCTGAACCTGTGCAGGAGGCTGAAAGAGAAGAAGCACATACAGAGGAACCCAAAGAGGAAATCAAAAAGGAAATACATGAAACACCACAACCTGAGACAAtaaaagaggaggaagaaaaagacaccaaccaaacagaaggaaaaatTCAAAATGCATCCAACGAAGATGAAAGTGTGCAAGATGAGCAGAACAGTGGTGATGAAAAAGAAGACCAAAAACCAGAAGTCAAGCAAGACACAactgatgaggaagaaggacaAAAGCAAGAGAACAATAATTTCACAAACGAGGAGAATAAATCAAATGAAGAACCTGAAATGATGAAAGAGCCAGAGGATGAAGAGCTACCAGATGGAGAAGTGCCTAAATCTGAGGAATCATTTGGACAAAAACCAGAGAAAGAGGCTACAAGTGAAAATGCTGAAGAAACCAGAGCAACTCCAGTGGAGGAAGAGGTCAACATGATAGAGGAGATCACAGAGCTTCAGCTTGAGAACCCTGAAGAAACATCCATGAATCATGAAAATGTGGATCAGAATActgtaaaagaaagaataaatgatgAAGAGCCGAATGGTGGAGAAGAGGTGTCTGCTGATGATAAGGTCACTGAGGAGGTCAGAGCTGATGATGAGGAAACTTTTGATGAAGAATCAAGAAATCGGAGGAATAATTCTGAGGAGACAGGAAATTACATCACAGATTGTGTTGAAGGCATTATGGAAGATACGGAATTAGAATTAAAGGGTTCGGCCATAAATGAGGTGAATAGTGAAGATGTGGCAAGTGAAGATAAGAAATCAGAAGAAAGATTGGTGGTATTTGTGactgagggagaaaaagagcagAGAGAAGACGGAGGTGGAGTTGAGACAGACGTGACGGATGGAATGGAGGAAACCAAAGACCAGGATCCTCAAGTTAAGGAGGATGAGAACACAGATGAAGGAAACAAGGATGAGGAGAAAATCGATAAAGAGATGACTGAAGATAATGCAGACCAAAAAGAGCCCACTCCACCAGGTCAAACATCAGAGGAAAAAGCAGAGGATGATGtgggaaaaagagaagaagaaaaagaagcactTGCAGCAGAGAAAGATGCTGAGCTAAAGGACAGAGGTGAtgataaacacacagaagagCTGAAGGAAAAGGAATCTTTGAAAGAAACTGAGGTTGGAGAAAATGAGGTAGATGATATGAGTGACGGTGGTGAAGAAAGGACAGATGTTGCTGGAGCTGATGCAGAGATGCAGAAAATAGTGACAGAGCAAGAAGACGACAACAAAGAAGAACAGAAAGACAACGCTGATCCCACTGTTCATGAAGCTTTGCAGGAAACCACAGATGGACCTGACATAAAATCAGGAGAGATCAAAGCAGAAAATGGAGAAGAAACCATTAATGTAGACCAGGAGGAGCCTGACAAGAAGGAAGAAGCTGGACCAGGGGAAGGTGAGGGAACTTCTGAGACTaatgaagaagaaataaatcGAGACATGACCAAAGAAGAAGGTGTGAaagatgaagagatggatgatgACAATGAGAAAGAACAGGACCAAAGAGTAATACAGCAAGAGACTAccaatgaagaagaagaagatgaaaaagaagaggaggatGTTGGTGAAGAAGAGAtcgaacaaaaacaaaacgtacAGCAAGAGACAACAAATGAAGAAGAAGTAAAAGATGAGCAGAAAGATGAATTGGAGAACATTAAACCTCTAATATCAGAGAACAGTAATGATGCTGCCACTGAGGATGAAGCTCCATCAGACACCAAAACTCCTGCAGAAGATCCTGCAGGTGCCGAGTCAGAACCCAAGGACACGAATGTTGACCTTGAAAGTAGAGGTGAAGAAGAGAGCAGAGCAGGAGATGGCAATCACATTCAGTCATCTACTGATATTAAAAAGGACAAAAGTGCTGATGCTGCAAAAGAAACCAGGAGTGTAGAAGGCAGCACTTCTCCTTCAGAAGAATCTCAGCCTCTGGAGAAAGTCCTGGCTTtcaaaagagaggagagagaagctgAACTTATCGTTGCTCCTCGGACAGATCATGAAGAGCTGGTAAGTAACTGGGTGAATGTTCACCAAGCCTCAAACTATTTTGAGACTTTTGTTGAGCCGCTGGATGAGATAAAGGTCCTCGACAGAGAGATGACAGTAAACGCTGAAGCTCTGGAAATAGATGAAACAATACTGAGTCCGAAAGAGTCTCACAGAAATGAAGAATCATCTGAGACTGACAAGATCAGCCTGCCAGTGAACAGCGAGCGTGAGGAACTTGAGGACACGGTGGTGGAAAACTTCAACATGGAGAGTGAAGCTTTAGGAGCAGAGGGTCAAACTAATCCATTCTCCAGCAActcagcagaagaagaagaagatcgaAGACAAATGGATTCTGTGCAAACTCCAAAAGATCAGGAAGATGTTGCTGTAAATAACGTCATGAACATTTCAGCAACACCAGTGATGAAGATTGAAATTAGCCAAGATAGCTAACAATTATTACAGCATCATCCGTAGCCCTGATCTCAGATTCTCCACCATCCTGACCTCCATTAGTAACCAATAAACACCACGAGGATCTGTGAAAGTCAGAGTTATGATCTGTAGAAGAACCACAGTTACTCTAGAACCAGTCTGAGTTTACTAATGCAGAACATTCTGGAATCGTGCTTTGAAATTTTAACTGTTTTTAATTCACCTTCATCAAGTCTCTCACGTTCTATCAGCTGGATCTCAGATGTCATCAAAGGGTTTGTTTCTGTTTGATCAGCTCACGTGATGTTCAGTAGATGACTGACTGCTCAGCGTCTCTGTGCACTTGAGGAGCAAAATATTCAAGCAGAAGGAAAATTTTCTTTCCTTAAAAGTGAGACAGTG from Ictalurus furcatus strain D&B chromosome 5, Billie_1.0, whole genome shotgun sequence includes these protein-coding regions:
- the erich3 gene encoding glutamate-rich protein 3 isoform X1, with amino-acid sequence MSHLTPGLIGAYNSLTDKHLTAYFNNARIRRHLQRVGLISRSGRIVSEKEFRYKVIHRDQQRHVRECLAQAIFHRVLDMERLHQTEIRRKLEEFSRRERVNKMKVERCNRYEDDPLIFLSPRPPTRLRNSHAQHSGPEREPSDSTDSLGSSRPNTAPEKTQRPVRLKPLNSSTPTSTKRNSSRCQNHDSTNDREQPISCIEGVSSVSTVKQSELDRDVMRHLTLTDFSSSVSPYRLPVINNFVTPVPPLKRKDKLQNGTLRGRRLRPTTAPSDAPDTKEGAVQRAWSRSAVWVKMVYFGKSVHLSHDLMELKDEVKVFQQHCGGENLCVYKGKLKEGESFQFVSRRHRGFPFSLTFYLNGLQVERLSSCCEFKHRKNSRLGGRHAHFGFSGVEGAAPCYRCIIAMGLDKKPTPPKRMRNDLLVSKSWEKEKEEENHSKSESSQSHDTETKRNTNQEHKHKNGYEEDFEADDEGPMEDGVDEGNETSPSLSREEEDKRRKDENGSDNLNRNKVRGSSSVSSGLSSSSSSSEENEDELDEEQKEAELKPKRHMATLTSEKDAEETEDLQTSSVSLPTENETQNRETEQTERVDGETEEPREAEEPTDAPVEAEEPREEPGEAEKPREDLRAGTAGDVNKEGDRAKSVQEKLAAAILNMTECVSEPELSDTTTEEDELVSVVSQREGPGAEPENNVAQLTGDEENGSEPVQEAEREEAHTEEPKEEIKKEIHETPQPETIKEEEEKDTNQTEGKIQNASNEDESVQDEQNSGDEKEDQKPEVKQDTTDEEEGQKQENNNFTNEENKSNEEPEMMKEPEDEELPDGEVPKSEESFGQKPEKEATSENAEETRATPVEEEVNMIEEITELQLENPEETSMNHENVDQNTVKERINDEEPNGGEEVSADDKVTEEVRADDEETFDEESRNRRNNSEETGNYITDCVEGIMEDTELELKGSAINEVNSEDVASEDKKSEERLVVFVTEGEKEQREDGGGVETDVTDGMEETKDQDPQVKEDENTDEGNKDEEKIDKEMTEDNADQKEPTPPGQTSEEKAEDDVGKREEEKEALAAEKDAELKDRGDDKHTEELKEKESLKETEVGENEVDDMSDGGEERTDVAGADAEMQKIVTEQEDDNKEEQKDNADPTVHEALQETTDGPDIKSGEIKAENGEETINVDQEEPDKKEEAGPGEGEGTSETNEEEINRDMTKEEGVKDEEMDDDNEKEQDQRVIQQETTNEEEEDEKEEEDVGEEEIEQKQNVQQETTNEEEVKDEQKDELENIKPLISENSNDAATEDEAPSDTKTPAEDPAGAESEPKDTNVDLESRGEEESRAGDGNHIQSSTDIKKDKSADAAKETRSVEGSTSPSEESQPLEKVLAFKREEREAELIVAPRTDHEELVSNWVNVHQASNYFETFVEPLDEIKVLDREMTVNAEALEIDETILSPKESHRNEESSETDKISLPVNSEREELEDTVVENFNMESEALGAEGQTNPFSSNSAEEEEDRRQMDSVQTPKDQEDVAVNNVMNISATPVMKIEISQDS
- the erich3 gene encoding glutamate-rich protein 3 isoform X4, producing MHEYGDICRESDWSGRIVSEKEFRYKVIHRDQQRHVRECLAQAIFHRVLDMERLHQTEIRRKLEEFSRRERVNKMKVERCNRYEDDPLIFLSPRPPTRLRNSHAQHSGPEREPSDSTDSLGSSRPNTAPEKTQRPVRLKPLNSSTPTSTKRNSSRCQNHDSTNDREQPISCIEGVSSVSTVKQSELDRDVMRHLTLTDFSSSVSPYRLPVINNFVTPVPPLKRKDKLQNGTLRGRRLRPTTAPSDAPDTKEGAVQRAWSRSAVWVKMVYFGKSVHLSHDLMELKDEVKVFQQHCGGENLCVYKGKLKEGESFQFVSRRHRGFPFSLTFYLNGLQVERLSSCCEFKHRKNSRLGGRHAHFGFSGVEGAAPCYRCIIAMGLDKKPTPPKRMRNDLLVSKSWEKEKEEENHSKSESSQSHDTETKRNTNQEHKHKNGYEEDFEADDEGPMEDGVDEGNETSPSLSREEEDKRRKDENGSDNLNRNKVRGSSSVSSGLSSSSSSSEENEDELDEEQKEAELKPKRHMATLTSEKDAEETEDLQTSSVSLPTENETQNRETEQTERVDGETEEPREAEEPTDAPVEAEEPREEPGEAEKPREDLRAGTAGDVNKEGDRAKSVQEKLAAAILNMTECVSEPELSDTTTEEDELVSVVSQREGPGAEPENNVAQLTGDEENGSEPVQEAEREEAHTEEPKEEIKKEIHETPQPETIKEEEEKDTNQTEGKIQNASNEDESVQDEQNSGDEKEDQKPEVKQDTTDEEEGQKQENNNFTNEENKSNEEPEMMKEPEDEELPDGEVPKSEESFGQKPEKEATSENAEETRATPVEEEVNMIEEITELQLENPEETSMNHENVDQNTVKERINDEEPNGGEEVSADDKVTEEVRADDEETFDEESRNRRNNSEETGNYITDCVEGIMEDTELELKGSAINEVNSEDVASEDKKSEERLVVFVTEGEKEQREDGGGVETDVTDGMEETKDQDPQVKEDENTDEGNKDEEKIDKEMTEDNADQKEPTPPGQTSEEKAEDDVGKREEEKEALAAEKDAELKDRGDDKHTEELKEKESLKETEVGENEVDDMSDGGEERTDVAGADAEMQKIVTEQEDDNKEEQKDNADPTVHEALQETTDGPDIKSGEIKAENGEETINVDQEEPDKKEEAGPGEGEGTSETNEEEINRDMTKEEGVKDEEMDDDNEKEQDQRVIQQETTNEEEEDEKEEEDVGEEEIEQKQNVQQETTNEEEVKDEQKDELENIKPLISENSNDAATEDEAPSDTKTPAEDPAGAESEPKDTNVDLESRGEEESRAGDGNHIQSSTDIKKDKSADAAKETRSVEGSTSPSEESQPLEKVLAFKREEREAELIVAPRTDHEELVSNWVNVHQASNYFETFVEPLDEIKVLDREMTVNAEALEIDETILSPKESHRNEESSETDKISLPVNSEREELEDTVVENFNMESEALGAEGQTNPFSSNSAEEEEDRRQMDSVQTPKDQEDVAVNNVMNISATPVMKIEISQDS
- the erich3 gene encoding glutamate-rich protein 3 isoform X2, which gives rise to MSHLTPGLIGAYNSLTDKHLTAYFNNARIRRHLQRVGLISRSGRIVSEKEFRYKVIHRDQQRHVRECLAQAIFHRVLDMERLHQTEIRRKLEEFSRRERVNKMKVERCNRYEDDPLIFLSPRPPTRLRNSHAQHSGPEREPSDSTDSLGSSRPNTAPEKTQRPVRLKPLNSSTPTSTKRNSSRCQNHDSTNDREQPISCILDRDVMRHLTLTDFSSSVSPYRLPVINNFVTPVPPLKRKDKLQNGTLRGRRLRPTTAPSDAPDTKEGAVQRAWSRSAVWVKMVYFGKSVHLSHDLMELKDEVKVFQQHCGGENLCVYKGKLKEGESFQFVSRRHRGFPFSLTFYLNGLQVERLSSCCEFKHRKNSRLGGRHAHFGFSGVEGAAPCYRCIIAMGLDKKPTPPKRMRNDLLVSKSWEKEKEEENHSKSESSQSHDTETKRNTNQEHKHKNGYEEDFEADDEGPMEDGVDEGNETSPSLSREEEDKRRKDENGSDNLNRNKVRGSSSVSSGLSSSSSSSEENEDELDEEQKEAELKPKRHMATLTSEKDAEETEDLQTSSVSLPTENETQNRETEQTERVDGETEEPREAEEPTDAPVEAEEPREEPGEAEKPREDLRAGTAGDVNKEGDRAKSVQEKLAAAILNMTECVSEPELSDTTTEEDELVSVVSQREGPGAEPENNVAQLTGDEENGSEPVQEAEREEAHTEEPKEEIKKEIHETPQPETIKEEEEKDTNQTEGKIQNASNEDESVQDEQNSGDEKEDQKPEVKQDTTDEEEGQKQENNNFTNEENKSNEEPEMMKEPEDEELPDGEVPKSEESFGQKPEKEATSENAEETRATPVEEEVNMIEEITELQLENPEETSMNHENVDQNTVKERINDEEPNGGEEVSADDKVTEEVRADDEETFDEESRNRRNNSEETGNYITDCVEGIMEDTELELKGSAINEVNSEDVASEDKKSEERLVVFVTEGEKEQREDGGGVETDVTDGMEETKDQDPQVKEDENTDEGNKDEEKIDKEMTEDNADQKEPTPPGQTSEEKAEDDVGKREEEKEALAAEKDAELKDRGDDKHTEELKEKESLKETEVGENEVDDMSDGGEERTDVAGADAEMQKIVTEQEDDNKEEQKDNADPTVHEALQETTDGPDIKSGEIKAENGEETINVDQEEPDKKEEAGPGEGEGTSETNEEEINRDMTKEEGVKDEEMDDDNEKEQDQRVIQQETTNEEEEDEKEEEDVGEEEIEQKQNVQQETTNEEEVKDEQKDELENIKPLISENSNDAATEDEAPSDTKTPAEDPAGAESEPKDTNVDLESRGEEESRAGDGNHIQSSTDIKKDKSADAAKETRSVEGSTSPSEESQPLEKVLAFKREEREAELIVAPRTDHEELVSNWVNVHQASNYFETFVEPLDEIKVLDREMTVNAEALEIDETILSPKESHRNEESSETDKISLPVNSEREELEDTVVENFNMESEALGAEGQTNPFSSNSAEEEEDRRQMDSVQTPKDQEDVAVNNVMNISATPVMKIEISQDS
- the erich3 gene encoding glutamate-rich protein 3 isoform X3; the protein is MHEYGDICRESDCRSGRIVSEKEFRYKVIHRDQQRHVRECLAQAIFHRVLDMERLHQTEIRRKLEEFSRRERVNKMKVERCNRYEDDPLIFLSPRPPTRLRNSHAQHSGPEREPSDSTDSLGSSRPNTAPEKTQRPVRLKPLNSSTPTSTKRNSSRCQNHDSTNDREQPISCIEGVSSVSTVKQSELDRDVMRHLTLTDFSSSVSPYRLPVINNFVTPVPPLKRKDKLQNGTLRGRRLRPTTAPSDAPDTKEGAVQRAWSRSAVWVKMVYFGKSVHLSHDLMELKDEVKVFQQHCGGENLCVYKGKLKEGESFQFVSRRHRGFPFSLTFYLNGLQVERLSSCCEFKHRKNSRLGGRHAHFGFSGVEGAAPCYRCIIAMGLDKKPTPPKRMRNDLLVSKSWEKEKEEENHSKSESSQSHDTETKRNTNQEHKHKNGYEEDFEADDEGPMEDGVDEGNETSPSLSREEEDKRRKDENGSDNLNRNKVRGSSSVSSGLSSSSSSSEENEDELDEEQKEAELKPKRHMATLTSEKDAEETEDLQTSSVSLPTENETQNRETEQTERVDGETEEPREAEEPTDAPVEAEEPREEPGEAEKPREDLRAGTAGDVNKEGDRAKSVQEKLAAAILNMTECVSEPELSDTTTEEDELVSVVSQREGPGAEPENNVAQLTGDEENGSEPVQEAEREEAHTEEPKEEIKKEIHETPQPETIKEEEEKDTNQTEGKIQNASNEDESVQDEQNSGDEKEDQKPEVKQDTTDEEEGQKQENNNFTNEENKSNEEPEMMKEPEDEELPDGEVPKSEESFGQKPEKEATSENAEETRATPVEEEVNMIEEITELQLENPEETSMNHENVDQNTVKERINDEEPNGGEEVSADDKVTEEVRADDEETFDEESRNRRNNSEETGNYITDCVEGIMEDTELELKGSAINEVNSEDVASEDKKSEERLVVFVTEGEKEQREDGGGVETDVTDGMEETKDQDPQVKEDENTDEGNKDEEKIDKEMTEDNADQKEPTPPGQTSEEKAEDDVGKREEEKEALAAEKDAELKDRGDDKHTEELKEKESLKETEVGENEVDDMSDGGEERTDVAGADAEMQKIVTEQEDDNKEEQKDNADPTVHEALQETTDGPDIKSGEIKAENGEETINVDQEEPDKKEEAGPGEGEGTSETNEEEINRDMTKEEGVKDEEMDDDNEKEQDQRVIQQETTNEEEEDEKEEEDVGEEEIEQKQNVQQETTNEEEVKDEQKDELENIKPLISENSNDAATEDEAPSDTKTPAEDPAGAESEPKDTNVDLESRGEEESRAGDGNHIQSSTDIKKDKSADAAKETRSVEGSTSPSEESQPLEKVLAFKREEREAELIVAPRTDHEELVSNWVNVHQASNYFETFVEPLDEIKVLDREMTVNAEALEIDETILSPKESHRNEESSETDKISLPVNSEREELEDTVVENFNMESEALGAEGQTNPFSSNSAEEEEDRRQMDSVQTPKDQEDVAVNNVMNISATPVMKIEISQDS